Proteins encoded by one window of Bacteroidia bacterium:
- a CDS encoding arginine deiminase-related protein, translating to MIRPTSFGFNIETSRDNAFQQQNIHLSSREIQLEAEKESRSLLEKLIDNNVNVIYAYENCDNASPDAVFPNNWFSTHNNNIIVLYPMLAANRRKEKSDRLINYIKNTFQIKEIIDLSPFENENKFLEGTGSLVFDHKNKICFASISERTTSELSNNINKKLGYKTTFLNYADENDKPVYHTNVCMCIGNGFAIAAINNLKSKSERTALFEYFEANKLEPVLISPKQVHSFCGNALQLQTTTSRPLLAMSNTAFNSFTAEQIKTIEKHSDILHTEIGTIEKIGGGSVRCMLAEIFFQPAWQR from the coding sequence ATGATAAGGCCAACTTCCTTTGGTTTTAACATAGAAACAAGCAGAGACAATGCCTTTCAACAACAAAATATCCATTTAAGCAGTCGGGAAATACAACTTGAAGCTGAAAAGGAAAGTCGCTCATTATTGGAAAAGTTAATTGACAACAACGTCAATGTGATTTACGCCTATGAGAACTGCGACAATGCCTCACCAGATGCTGTGTTTCCAAACAATTGGTTTAGTACACATAACAATAACATTATTGTGCTATATCCAATGCTTGCTGCAAATAGAAGAAAAGAAAAAAGCGATAGATTAATTAACTATATAAAGAACACATTTCAAATTAAAGAAATCATTGATTTGTCTCCCTTCGAAAACGAAAATAAATTTTTAGAGGGAACAGGCAGCTTGGTGTTTGATCATAAAAACAAAATTTGTTTTGCTTCAATTTCAGAGAGAACAACATCTGAGTTGTCCAATAATATCAACAAAAAGTTAGGCTATAAAACAACCTTTCTGAATTACGCTGATGAAAACGACAAGCCTGTTTACCACACTAATGTTTGCATGTGCATTGGAAATGGCTTTGCTATAGCAGCAATCAACAATCTGAAGTCAAAATCAGAGCGGACAGCTCTATTTGAATATTTTGAAGCTAATAAATTAGAACCTGTACTTATTTCACCAAAACAAGTACATTCTTTTTGTGGTAATGCTTTGCAACTTCAAACTACAACAAGCAGACCTTTGCTTGCCATGTCAAATACTGCTTTTAATTCCTTTACTGCCGAACAAATAAAAACCATTGAAAAACATTCCGACATTCTGCATACTGAAATTGGCACAATTGAAAAAATTGGTGGTGGCAGTGTACGTTGTATGCTGGCAGAAATATTTTTTCAACCAGCATGGCAGCGTTAA
- the lipA gene encoding lipoyl synthase, protein MEEQAKERLYKKPEWLKVKLPIGEEYRKVRGIVDNNKLHTICESGNCPNMGECWGAGTATFMILGNICTRSCKFCAVATGKPLAVDKTEPQRIAESVKLMKVKHCVITSVDRDDLKDGGSEIWAETIRKVREISQGTTMETLVPDFAGKWENLERVMQEKPEIMSHNLETVRRLTKEVRVQAKYDRSLEALKRINAFGLRTKSGVMLGLGETREEVLETMNDLYQNGVHILTLGQYLQPTKEHLPIAEFVNPAVFKEYKQIGLDMGFKYVESGPLVRSSYHAEKHLTFDV, encoded by the coding sequence ATGGAAGAACAAGCTAAAGAGCGTTTATATAAGAAGCCGGAATGGTTAAAAGTAAAACTACCTATTGGCGAAGAGTACAGAAAAGTTAGAGGCATTGTTGACAACAACAAACTACACACTATATGTGAAAGTGGAAATTGTCCTAATATGGGTGAATGTTGGGGAGCAGGCACAGCAACCTTTATGATTCTTGGAAACATCTGTACGCGTTCTTGCAAATTTTGTGCTGTTGCAACGGGAAAACCTTTAGCTGTTGATAAAACGGAACCGCAACGAATTGCAGAGTCAGTTAAACTAATGAAAGTAAAACATTGTGTCATTACCAGCGTTGATCGTGATGATTTAAAAGATGGCGGCTCTGAGATTTGGGCCGAAACCATTAGAAAGGTCAGAGAAATTTCGCAAGGTACTACAATGGAAACCTTGGTTCCGGATTTTGCAGGAAAATGGGAAAACCTGGAGCGTGTAATGCAAGAAAAACCTGAAATCATGTCGCACAATTTGGAGACAGTAAGAAGGCTTACAAAAGAAGTACGTGTTCAGGCAAAATATGACAGAAGCCTTGAGGCTTTGAAACGTATCAATGCTTTTGGACTAAGAACGAAATCTGGCGTGATGTTAGGTTTAGGTGAAACACGTGAAGAGGTTTTGGAAACAATGAATGACTTATACCAAAATGGAGTTCATATTTTAACCTTAGGTCAATATCTTCAACCTACCAAAGAACATTTACCAATAGCAGAGTTTGTTAACCCTGCTGTTTTCAAAGAATACAAACAAATTGGCCTTGATATGGGTTTTAAATATGTTGAAAGCGGTCCGTTGGTACGTTCCAGCTATCATGCAGAAAAACATTTGACTTTTGATGTTTAA
- the gap gene encoding type I glyceraldehyde-3-phosphate dehydrogenase, with the protein MTRVAINGFGRIGRTVLKKFLLNKNLIVVGINDLTDPKTLAHLFKYDSIHGKFDGTVSSAEKAIIINNQTIPVYAEKDPAMLPWKELQVDVVIESTGRFTKAELAEAHIKAGARKVIISAPGSGNLKSVVLGVNENILDGNEKIISNASCTTNNAAPMIKILQDNWGVESAYITTVHAYTGDQNIHDAPHKDLRRARAAAQSIIPTTTGAAKAVTEIFPDLKGMIGGAGIRVPVIDGSITDITCILKKDATVEAINQKFLEASQGSMKGIIEYTTDPIVSVDIIGNTHSCIFDSMLTSVLGKMVKVVGWYDNEMGYSTRLAELTALVGKK; encoded by the coding sequence ATGACACGTGTTGCAATTAATGGCTTTGGAAGAATTGGCCGAACAGTATTAAAAAAATTTCTTCTGAATAAAAACTTAATTGTTGTTGGTATCAATGATTTAACAGATCCAAAAACATTGGCTCATTTATTTAAATACGATAGTATTCATGGCAAGTTTGACGGAACAGTTTCTTCAGCAGAAAAAGCCATCATCATCAACAATCAAACAATCCCTGTTTATGCAGAAAAAGATCCTGCCATGTTACCCTGGAAAGAACTTCAGGTTGATGTTGTAATTGAATCTACAGGTCGTTTTACCAAAGCAGAATTAGCAGAAGCACATATTAAAGCAGGAGCACGCAAGGTAATAATATCAGCACCCGGGTCAGGAAATTTAAAATCTGTTGTGCTGGGTGTAAATGAAAATATTCTAGACGGGAATGAGAAAATAATTTCCAATGCAAGTTGTACTACAAACAATGCCGCGCCAATGATTAAAATACTTCAGGACAACTGGGGTGTAGAAAGTGCTTACATTACTACAGTACATGCTTATACAGGAGATCAAAACATACACGATGCTCCACATAAAGATTTAAGAAGGGCACGCGCTGCAGCACAATCTATTATTCCCACAACAACCGGTGCTGCTAAGGCTGTGACTGAGATTTTTCCTGACCTTAAAGGTATGATTGGTGGTGCAGGTATCAGAGTACCTGTTATTGATGGTTCCATAACAGACATCACTTGCATTCTTAAAAAAGATGCCACTGTTGAAGCCATAAATCAAAAATTCCTAGAAGCTTCGCAAGGAAGTATGAAAGGCATTATTGAATACACCACCGACCCAATTGTTTCTGTTGACATTATTGGCAATACACATTCATGTATTTTTGATTCAATGTTAACTTCTGTACTTGGAAAAATGGTTAAAGTTGTAGGCTGGTATGATAATGAAATGGGATACAGCACACGCCTTGCTGAACTGACAGCATTGGTTGGCAAAAAATAA